In one Sander lucioperca isolate FBNREF2018 chromosome 7, SLUC_FBN_1.2, whole genome shotgun sequence genomic region, the following are encoded:
- the LOC116038586 gene encoding uncharacterized protein LOC116038586, translated as MTRDSFITLSTHPIRSQMALLANQIMDARILSSMNGRAELSQFLRVTNQSIASQVNSTQEQDSRKNRKYPCPLCGKRFRFNSILSLHMRTHTGEKPFKCPYCDHRAAQKGNLKIHLRTHKQGILGKGRGRIREENRLLHELEERAILRDRQTRAGHVNQQQTSIINQLQKPQLLQTVPTQSPFLTNSGATKSQPHASTSPKVTPIPDDPIQPQPIGFRCSFCKGKFRKQQELERHIRILHKPYKCTLCEFAASQEEELIGHVEMTHITADSGLGQRPAMGANDKKKPAGEFPCEVCGQTFSQAWFLKGHMRKHKDSFEHCCQICGRRFKEPWFLKNHMKVHLNKLAAKRNLPAEHDTCVNMNNLSQDHQSTLYSQYITRIHNRFLMAERADHQDYNQILATAGVDMKVREMLGRMISSGPGPLSDADSSSLLGLNNLHPPLSSTSMEYLQKITSNRDILSSSSSSSYPGWQIMTPGLPVEQQMFGPKDQQQCSSYLTERCLPVDDGKVCLGDPDTKAISRPGSPGSVSHSGPEMGSSLSGSGLDHRPQSSSPTTGEKVYRCPLSSDYTAAQTASLGFHLDRYHFPHWQTSRDLSSPLQPTSSSSSSSPNPNPNPNPKLRPRSREDWSPAHYLGLESHSDNALLINKQSSDKDAGVDGPLSAQTRKSQYEPLDLSVRPESVMPHSGMSPAVLVQMSGVFSNRLSSSITRRLQSYSNAAAELGVKPAYQCDLLVQGTKEEINTQNASSTGHDGEGEFEKSEQGREDENDDAAKWKMLKNNILEPEELGKADFQSPGEKKHDKPGALGRAVAECPISSLENLAPGQADHLQHQGGLLSYLRSQGNLSSAPASAHKASLNDGGNMEKDVASARKPFQCRYCPYSASQKGNLKTHVLCVHRKPFDNSLYPDRRLRRSHTPQRPSRLPQSFTGDNRVPGRDQIGITSLCGT; from the exons ATGACGAGA GACAGCTTCATTACCCTGTCCACCCACCCAATTAGGAGCCAGATGGCGCTTCTGGCCAATCAAATCATGGATGCAAGGATTCTCAGCAGTATGAACGGGAGAGCAGAGCTTTCCCAGTTCTTGAGAGTCACCAATCAAAGCATCGCCTCCCAGGTAAATTCCACCCAGGAACAGGACAGCCGCAAGAACAGGAAGTATCCCTGCCCGTTGTGTGGAAAGCGCTTCCGCTTCAACAGCATCCTTTCCCttcacatgcgcacacacactggCGAGAAGCCATTCAAGTGCCCATACTGCGACCACAGGGCTGCACAGAAGGGCAACCTGAAGATACACCTCCGTACTCACAAGCAAGGCATTCTGGGTAAAGGCCGTGGGCGAATTAGGGAGGAGAATAGATTGCTTCATGAGCTTGAGGAAAGGGCGATATTAAGGGACAGGCAGACGCGAGCTGGTCATGTTAACCAACAGCAAACATCGATTATAAACCAACTTCAAAAGCCCCAACTGTTACAGACTGTCCCAACTCAATCCCCATTCTTAACTAACTCTGGTGCTACAAAGAGCCAGCCACACGCATCCACATCCCCTAAGGTGACTCCCATCCCTGATGATCCCATCCAGCCCCAACCCATCGGCTTCCGCTGCTCATTCTGTAAGGGGAAGTTCAGGAAGCAGCAGGAGCTTGAGCGCCACATCAGGATCCTGCACAAACCCTATAAATGCACCTTGTGCGAGTTTGCTGCCTCACAGGAGGAGGAGCTGATCGGACACGTTGAGATGACGCATATAACTGCCGATTCGGGCTTAGGGCAGAGGCCCGCAATGGGGGCCAATGACAAGAAGAAGCCTGCTGGCGAATTCCCCTGCGAGGTGTGCGGCCAGACCTTCAGCCAGGCCTGGTTCCTGAAGGGTCACATGAGGAAACACAAGGACTCCTTTGAGCACTGCTGTCAAATCTGTGGTCGTCGTTTCAAAGAGCCCTGGTTTCTCAAGAACCACATGAAGGTCCACCTCAATAAGCTGGCTGCTAAGCGTAATCTCCCTGCTGAGCATGACACCTGCGTTAATATGAACAACCTATCACAAGACCACCAGAGTACCCTCTACTCGCAGTACATCACCCGCATTCACAACAGGTTCCTCATGGCTGAGAGAGCCGACCATCAAGATTACAACCAGATACTTGCCACAGCAGGCGTTGACATGAAAGTTAGGGAGATGTTAGGGAGAATGATTTCCTCAGGTCCAGGCCCTTTGTCAGATGCAGATAGCTCCTCTTTGCTGGGTTTAAATAATCTCCACCCTCCACTGAGCTCCACTAGCATGGAATATCTGCAGAAGATCACGTCAAACAGAGATatactcagcagcagcagcagcagcagctaccCAGGCTGGCAGATCATGACACCAGGGCTGCCTGTTGAACAGCAAATGTTCGGTCCTAAAGACCAGCAGCAGTGCTCCTCCTACCTGACTGAGAGATGTCTCCCTGTAGACGATGGGAAAGTGTGTCTCGGCGACCCAGACACTAAGGCCATCAGCAGACCCGGTAGCCCAGGCAGCGTGAGTCATTCTGGGCCAGAGATGGGGAGCTCCCTCTCTGGCAGTGGCCTCGATCATCGACCACAATCTTCTTCTCCAACTACAG GTGAGAAAGTCTACAGGTGTCCACTCTCCAGTGACTACACCGCTGCACAGACTGCCTCCCTCGGCTTCCATCTGGATCGCTACCACTTCCCCCACTGGCAAACAAGCAGGGATCTTTCTTCTCCACTGCAgcccaccagcagcagcagcagctccagcccCAACCCCAACCCCAACCCCAACCCCAAGCTCAGACCTAGATCCAGGGAAGACTGGAGCCCAGCCCACTACCTTGGTCTGGAGAGCCACAGTGATAACGCCCTGCTCATCAACAAGCAGTCAAGTGACAAAGATGCAGGTGTAGACGGCCCTCTATCTGCCCAAACCAGGAAGTCCCAGTATGAGCCTTTAGATTTGTCTGTCAGGCCAGAGTCTGTCATGCCTCATTCAGGCATGTCTCCTGCTGTACTGGTACAGATGTCTGGCGTTTTTAGTAATAGACTCTCCTCCTCCATTACCCGCCGGCTACAAAGTTACTCTAATGCAGCAGCTGAGCTTGGTGTGAAACCTGCATATCAGTGTGACCTTTTGGTGCAGGGAACAAAAGAAGAGATAAACACACAGAATGCCAGCTCCACAGGTCACGACGGTGAAGGTGAATTTGAGAAATCCGAGCAAGGGAGGGAGGACGAAAATGATGATGCTGCCAAGTGGAAGATGCTGAAAAATAATATcctggagccagaggagctgggaAAGGCGGATTTCCAGAGTCCTGGCGAGAAGAAGCACGACAAACCGGGAGCTTTGGGCAGAGCTGTGGCTGAATGTCCCATCTCCTCTCTGGAGAACTTGGCTCCAGGACAGGCAGATCACCTCCAGCATCAAGGCGGCCTGCTCTCCTACCTCAGATCCCAGGGGAACCTGAGCAGCGCACCTGCCAGCGCACACAAAGCCAGTCTGAACGATGGGGGGAACATGGAGAAAGATGTTGCATCAG CTCGGAAGCCATTCCAGTGCAGGTACTGCCCCTACAGCGCCTCCCAGAAGGGCAACCTAAAGACCCACGTCCTCTGTGTCCACCGCAAGCCCTTTGACAACAGCCTCTACCCGGACCGCCGCCTCCGGCGCTCACACACGCCCCAGAGGCCCTCCAGATTGCCTCAGAGCTTCACAGGAGATAACCGTGTGCCAGGAAGAGACCAGATCGGCATAACATCACTCTGTGGGACTTGA